The following is a genomic window from Opitutaceae bacterium.
CGCTCGCGAGCGCGGCCGCGATGTCCGGCCCCTCGCGAAAGCCGCTGTCCGCCATCAGCTTCGTCTTCCCGTGGAATTTCTCCGCGAGCTCCGCCAGCGGACGAATGGTCGAGGTGCCCGCATCCAGCTGCCGCCCGCCGTGATTGGAAACGATCATGCCATCTACTCCGAGATCGATCGCCCGCTGCGCGTCCTCCGAATTCACCACGCCCTTGATGACGAGTTTGCCCTTCCAGAGACTGCGCAGCGCGCGGATCTTCTTCTCGGTGAGGCGACCCGAAAACGTCCGGTTCATGAACAACCCCAGGTGGCGCATGTTCAGCCCCTTGGGAATATACGGCTTCATCGTCTTGAACGCCGGCACACCCGCACCGAGCTGAGAAAAGGACCAGGTGGGGTGCAGGCACATCTGCACGACATTGCGCAGATTCATCTGCGGCGGGATCGAAAGCCCGTTCCGAATCTCCTTGGGGCGGTAGGCAAACGTGGGCGTGTCCGCCAGGATCACCAGCACCTTGCAGCCCGCGGCCGCCGCGCGCTCCAGCAGCTTGTCACGCAATTCATCCTGCGCGGGATGGTAAAGCTGAAACCAGAAGCGA
Proteins encoded in this region:
- a CDS encoding alpha-hydroxy-acid oxidizing protein, with product MAEIFDSEVPSTELLREKARRRIPRFAFEYLDGGCFSEINLRRNTDEIREVRLRPYYLRDFPGATMETELFGETYAAPFGVAPIGLQGLIWPRSAEYLAEAAVEGNIPFILSTVSTAGIEEIAQLTKGRFWFQLYHPAQDELRDKLLERAAAAGCKVLVILADTPTFAYRPKEIRNGLSIPPQMNLRNVVQMCLHPTWSFSQLGAGVPAFKTMKPYIPKGLNMRHLGLFMNRTFSGRLTEKKIRALRSLWKGKLVIKGVVNSEDAQRAIDLGVDGMIVSNHGGRQLDAGTSTIRPLAELAEKFHGKTKLMADSGFREGPDIAAALASGADFVFLGRTFMYGVGALGRRGGPHTIHMLKRQLQQVMEQVGCAKVADFPQHLLRD